GACGCCACCGCCTGGGTCAGCCTGGCGATGCTGGTCTTCATCATCATCTTGCTGGTTAAGAAGGTGCCGAGCCTGATCGGCGCGGTGCTGGACGGCCGGATCGCCCAGATCAAGGAACAGTTGGCGGAGGCCGCCAAGCTGCGCGCGGAAGCCGATGTGCTGAAGGGCGAATATGAGGCGAAGCTGGCTGCGGCTGCTGGCGAGGCCGAAGCGATGCGCGCTTCTGCCGCACATGAAGCCGAAACGCTGCTGGAAGATGCCAAGGTTCAGGCCGCCGA
The sequence above is drawn from the Sphingobium sp. AP49 genome and encodes:
- a CDS encoding F0F1 ATP synthase subunit B, coding for MEPVGTVAHEGVIPHTDPKAVGMDATAWVSLAMLVFIIILLVKKVPSLIGAVLDGRIAQIKEQLAEAAKLRAEADVLKGEYEAKLAAAAGEAEAMRASAAHEAETLLEDAKVQAAELVARRQKMAEDKIGAAERAALADIRTKAVKAATSAAASLIAQSHDAKADKALVDDAIKGLGPVA